The genomic interval CATTTTATTTATGCTTATTACTCGAAAAACTACCGTTTAGGAGTATAACATTAGGTCGTTCCATGATTAAAAAAAAGGTTCTTAAAGAGGGGGGGATATAATAAAAAGATATTATTCTACTTTAAGTCCTTGAGATGATAGTTGTGGGAAAAAAGTAAGAATGAAATCGCACTTGGAAAACAACAGATCTTATTTAAGGTAGTCGTGAGCATACGCTCCAACTATAGGATGTACAGATGCTTAGTAAATTATATTTATATATATTCTTTAACTCCTTACTTCTGATCTATTGCTCTCTAAGTTATAGTGAGGATAATAATACTTCTTTTTTTTTTTGTTTAACGGAATAAATGTAAACAATGAATGAAATGGATAGGCGTAGAAATAATGAGAGTATACTCTTTTTGTCAGTATTATTACAGGATTTAGATGATTGATTTACTCTATGAAATCAAAGGAAGATAAGATGAGTTCATAGAGGCTGGATTTAACTACCTAGAATTCCTTGGCACATCATTACAGGAGTTTCTTACCTATATCGGAAAAATATATTAAATAATGTTATTTGTTTGAATACTAAGTGAATAACTCTACACTTCCAAAAAACTTTGTTACCATACCATTAAACAAAACAACCGCATAACCCACACGATAAAGGCAAAACCATTGAAAAGTGGTGACGCAAAGCTAAAGGGGCTTATCTTTTAAAAGACTGCCAGCCAGCTACCGAATATCGTGCCTCCCGTCGTGGTTTATGTGAAAATGGAGGTTATTATTATGTTCATGCGCGCAAACGTTGTACGTGAATGGCATCAGCTCTGTATGGGATTCAATGAATTGCTGTGGGAAGATTGCTTAGATGAGAAAAAGCGCATGGAGATTTATTTGAGGATTGTTTATCACAAAAATAAACTAGCAGCTGTCTCATGAACTAGCACGAAGGGCGTCGTTAATAGATCTGAAAACGCTATATCCGCAAGCTGACGCCCCGTCACTATGAAGCGTCAGCTTTTTTATTTTAAAAATCTAAGAAGGAGATTCATATGCAATCATTGCTTCTTTAGTGGATCATATGAAACCAAAACAATGAAAAAAACGAACAAAACACTAATGATTATCGCAGGTGCTCTCGTTGTTATCGGTATTGTCATTTATGGAAGCATGAGTCTCTATTCGAAGTTAAATCAGGTAGATGAACTGAATGGGCGTATTGAAGAAGCTGCAGATAGTAATACAGGACAAGAGTCGCCGAATATTACGGAGCAGCCAGATGAACAACCTTCTAATCAGACAGATCAGACTTCAGAACCTGATGCTACTCCATCACAAGAGCCTGATCTAGTTCCAACGACGCAGCCAGATGAAGTCCTTAAACCTAGTCCGAGCGCAACTTTGCCGCCAGATGAAGCGTCTAATATTGTAGACAAGGGACAAAAGCCGGATAAGGGATCTACAAACTCCGAAAATAAGTCCCAGAAGAAAAAAGAGATTGATGCATCGGTTACAGCAAAGCTGGAAAAGCTGAAATCTTCGTGTCAAGCAACCAGCAATAGCTTGGTTAAGCAGATTGCGAAAGAGCTTAGCGGGGATGAAGAAGCCACACTTGCTACTATTCAAAGTAAATACCTGAATAAGGTATTTTCTGCGGAAGCCGATTGTGATGCCAGGTTTAATCAATTAATAAGCAATGCCAAGAGCGAGTATAAAGCAGCCGATCTAGGTGAGCAAAGCTTTCCGGATTGGAGCGCGCAATACGAGAGTGCGAAGGCTGGTGCTAGAGCCAATGCGCTTGCAGTAATTGCAAACTCGCTAAACAAGTAAGCTTTACTATTCTGAGGAGGCTCTATGAAAAAGTCACGTATTCTATCTATTTTTCTGGTTGTAATGATGTTGTCATCCATACTTGCAACCGCTGCATCCGCAGCAACCGAAACAATTAAGACAAAGACACAGCCCATTAAGCTGCAATTTGATGGACAAGCGCTTAAACTGCCCGATGGACAATACTCATTTATTCATCAAGGAAGTACATACGTACCGATTCGTTATATTTCTTACGCATTGCTAAAAACAGTGAATTGGGATGGGGCTAAAGCGACGATCTCCGAGCCAACAGAGAAAGAACTTGCAGCGCTGAAGAAGCAATTGCAGAGTGCTGCTACGGGCAGCCAGAAGCCACAAACGAGTGTTACGATTGCGATACAGCCAGTGAAAGCAACTCTTGTATTCAATGGAAAAACAAAAGCGTTGCCAGCTGGTCAATCCCTCTATGCCTATAAAGGCTCGATCTATGTGCCCATTCGTTTCTTGTCAGAATCAGTAGGCACGCAGATTAGCTACGATCCGGTGACGAAAACAGTTAGCGGTGAGTCAGCAGCATACCGAGCTGAGCAAGGCGGCGGTGGAGTCGTTCTTCCAGGCACGGGTGGCGGAACTGGAGGCTCTGGTGGTACAGGCGGTACGGGTAATACCGGCGGTGGTGGCGTACCAGTTAAACCGACGTATGAGCAAATTACGGCAGAAGCAGAGAGCAAGCTTAATGCGCTGAAAGAAAGCTGTAAGGTAACTCTTATGGATATTGGATTGCAGTATGTAGCGACAACGGATAAGACGGTTCAAGCCCAGCTTAAAGCTAAGGGACTTCAAGAAGTAGACAATTGCTCTGCAAAATTTGAAGTTATCATGACAGATACGAAAGCTAAGCTGACGACGAATGGGTATAGCACAGACGTTCTTGCTTCCTACAGAGAAGCCTTTAACAAAGAGCTTGAAGCAGGAAGAGCTATTGCAGAAGGTTTGATGTAGCATTACTTCTATACGGATATAGTTTTAATTAGCCTAAAAGAACAGAAAAGAGGCAGTAGTGAAGTCTAATTGACTTCTCTACTGCCTCTTTAGTTTGTGTTATTGACCCGTGTAAATGCGGTAGATAAGTGCTGCCGCTTCCGCTTTGGTCGTGGTTTGGTTCGGCTTATAAGTACCGTCTTGGTAGCCTGTTACTAGCTTCTGCTGCTTAAGAAGTGCAACGCCATCTTTTGCCCAGCTGGCAATAGATGAGCTGTCCTTGAAGCCTTTAAGCTGTTCAGTGCTTGCGCTAGTTAGTTTCTTGCTGTTGAAAGTTGTAAGTGCTCTGGATAAGAGTGTAGCAATTTCTTGACGTGTAATTTCTGCTTTTGGTTCAAAAGCAGTTGCCGATTTACCTTGAATTAGGCCTTGTTCGTAAGCCACAGCGATTTCATCGTAATACTCGCTATCCTTAGCTACGTCTTTGAATGGGAGGCTCAGGCCGGTTCCATCAAGACCGTAAGAGCGAACGAGCCATGCAGCGAATTGCTCGCGTGTTACTTTTTTGCTTGGACTAAATGTAGTCGTTTGATCAAGTACACCTTTGTTAAGAAGGCTATTTACAGCTGTCGCTGCCCAGTGTGTTGTTGCGATATCCGTGAACGTTTGGCCAGCCTTCATAACTGTGTATTTACTGAAATGTCCACGATTTACGTTAACGGTTTTTGTAATCGGATCATAAAGACCGCCTACAGGCTCCCAAGTTAACGTTTTTTCATTCAACAAGTAAACGGTAAGGTTAGCTAGATCCGCTTCCGAGTATTTAGTCGTATCAATATTGGATACATCAAATGATACTGGAATTGGTTTGTTGAATGCTTCTACCTTCTTGCCATCTACCGATGCATTAAACTCCATAACAGGTATGTTTGCTACTTGCTTGGCTGAAGTTGGAGCAGTTACGGTTAAATTATGCACGACTTCTGCTGCTAGTGAGATCGTTTGGCCGCTAGCTACGTTTCCGAATGTTTCTGGTTCAACAGTGAAGCCGACGTTGCCCATTGAGAGCTTAAGTCCAGCAAGACCGCTATCCTTCACAGCTTGGTAAATCTCAGAAGGCAGATCAGCAGCGAGTTTAGTGACGTTCTCGCTTTGTTTTGGAATATTAATGGTTAAAACTGGGTTGATGCTCGTTGCTTTGTCTGCTCCGACTGCACCTGTAAGGTCTCTCATCGTTTCATCCAAAGCTTTTTTTGTTGTTTCTAGCTGTTGTCCGATTTTCTTCGCATCAAGCGATGTCGTAAGCGCATTGCCATCTACTTTGACATCCTTGTTGTCCAGAGTGACGGTTGCAGCTTTTTCTACTGCTTTTTTACTAAGTGAAACAAGCGAATCTTTAAGTGCATCGATCTGTGCTGCATCTATGTTACCTAGGTTTTTCAGAACAGAAGCAGTGTCCTTGATGATAGCTTTAGCTAGTTCGATCGCTTTCGGACCATTCTCAACTTGTTCAAAAGCATATTTAGTATTGTTAACCATCTCTGTAATAGTTGCCGCTACTTTAGCTTTCTCACTAGCTGTTTGCATAGATTCAAGCAGTTTAGATGCCGAAGCAAGGGTTGC from Paenibacillus sp. FSL K6-3182 carries:
- a CDS encoding copper amine oxidase N-terminal domain-containing protein; the encoded protein is MKKSRILSIFLVVMMLSSILATAASAATETIKTKTQPIKLQFDGQALKLPDGQYSFIHQGSTYVPIRYISYALLKTVNWDGAKATISEPTEKELAALKKQLQSAATGSQKPQTSVTIAIQPVKATLVFNGKTKALPAGQSLYAYKGSIYVPIRFLSESVGTQISYDPVTKTVSGESAAYRAEQGGGGVVLPGTGGGTGGSGGTGGTGNTGGGGVPVKPTYEQITAEAESKLNALKESCKVTLMDIGLQYVATTDKTVQAQLKAKGLQEVDNCSAKFEVIMTDTKAKLTTNGYSTDVLASYREAFNKELEAGRAIAEGLM